A window of the Salegentibacter mishustinae genome harbors these coding sequences:
- a CDS encoding ABC transporter ATP-binding protein, whose product MENLLVAENIYKHFGNFTALNNVSIAIPRGSIFGLLGPNGAGKTTLLRIINQITMPDKGQVYLDGKPLHPKDIAHIGYLPEERGLYKSMRVGEQALYLARLKGLSKAEAKERLEYWFKRLQIEGWWDKKIQELSKGMAQKVQFIITVLHRPKLLIFDEPFSGFDPVNAGLIKNEILQLKEEGATILFSTHRMESVEELCDYMALIHQSNKLLDGKVSEIKRAYKSNTYEVGLESENNTLLLNELKEKFVIGNTNFKSINDDLKLTIQLNNGETPNQLLDYLIGKARINHFVEVIPSVNDIFIKTVTQNA is encoded by the coding sequence ATGGAAAACCTCTTAGTAGCAGAAAATATTTATAAGCATTTTGGCAATTTTACTGCACTAAATAACGTCTCAATAGCTATTCCACGAGGTAGTATATTTGGTCTTTTAGGGCCAAACGGAGCCGGAAAAACCACACTTCTTAGAATAATTAACCAAATAACTATGCCAGATAAAGGGCAGGTTTATTTAGATGGCAAACCTTTACATCCTAAAGATATTGCGCATATTGGTTACCTGCCGGAAGAACGCGGATTATATAAATCTATGCGAGTGGGGGAGCAGGCACTTTATCTTGCCCGGTTAAAAGGACTTTCTAAAGCTGAAGCCAAAGAACGCCTGGAATACTGGTTTAAAAGACTGCAAATTGAAGGTTGGTGGGACAAAAAGATCCAGGAGCTTTCTAAAGGAATGGCGCAAAAAGTACAATTTATCATTACGGTACTGCACCGTCCTAAATTACTGATTTTTGATGAGCCATTCAGTGGGTTTGATCCTGTAAATGCCGGCTTAATAAAGAACGAGATTCTTCAGCTTAAAGAAGAAGGAGCCACGATACTTTTTTCTACTCACCGAATGGAAAGTGTAGAAGAATTATGTGATTATATGGCCTTAATTCACCAGTCTAACAAACTGCTGGACGGTAAGGTTTCAGAAATTAAAAGAGCCTATAAATCTAATACTTATGAGGTTGGCCTGGAATCAGAAAACAATACTTTACTTTTAAATGAATTAAAAGAGAAGTTCGTTATAGGCAATACTAACTTTAAAAGTATAAACGACGATCTTAAATTGACCATTCAATTAAATAACGGGGAAACACCCAACCAACTCTTAGATTATTTAATTGGGAAAGCCAGGATAAACCATTTTGTGGAAGTTATTCCTTCAGTAAACGATATTTTCATTAAAACTGTCACTCAAAATGCGTAA
- the dnaJ gene encoding molecular chaperone DnaJ: MKEDYYDILGISKGASTAEIKKAYRKMAIKYHPDKNPGDSEAEEKFKKSAEAYEVLSNEDKRARYDRFGHQAFEGGAGGGGGFGGMDMDDIFSQFGDIFGGGFSGGGGFSGFGGGFGGGQRRAKGSNLRIRVSLTLEEIANGAEKKIKVKRKVQAPGTTYKTCTTCKGTGQVTRVTNTILGRMQTASPCTACSGSGQIIDKRPPEADAHGLVQKEETVSIKIPSGVEDGMQLKVSGKGNDAPGNGVPGDLLVAIEEKEHPSLQREGDNLHYDLYISLSEAVLGSSREIDTVTGKVRIKVEEGVQSGKILRLRGKGIGNLNGYGKGDLLVHVNVWTPKNLNKEQRDFFEKMAEDENFQPNPEKSDKSFFEKVKDMFS; encoded by the coding sequence ATGAAAGAAGATTATTACGACATATTAGGCATAAGTAAAGGAGCTTCAACTGCCGAGATTAAAAAGGCATACCGAAAAATGGCCATTAAATATCACCCAGATAAAAATCCGGGCGATAGCGAGGCTGAAGAAAAATTTAAAAAATCGGCTGAAGCATACGAAGTACTGAGCAACGAAGATAAACGAGCCCGTTACGACAGGTTTGGTCACCAGGCATTTGAAGGTGGCGCCGGCGGTGGCGGAGGCTTCGGCGGAATGGATATGGATGATATATTCAGCCAGTTTGGAGATATCTTTGGTGGTGGCTTCAGCGGCGGCGGAGGCTTCTCTGGTTTTGGTGGTGGCTTTGGCGGTGGTCAAAGACGCGCTAAAGGAAGCAACCTTAGAATTAGGGTGAGTCTTACTTTAGAGGAAATTGCCAATGGTGCCGAGAAAAAGATTAAAGTAAAACGAAAAGTTCAGGCACCCGGTACTACTTATAAAACCTGTACTACCTGTAAAGGTACAGGCCAGGTAACCAGAGTAACCAATACCATTCTAGGTAGAATGCAAACCGCTTCGCCTTGTACAGCATGTAGTGGTTCTGGCCAGATAATAGATAAGCGACCACCTGAAGCAGATGCTCACGGCCTGGTACAAAAAGAAGAAACCGTTTCTATTAAAATTCCTTCGGGAGTTGAAGATGGAATGCAGTTAAAAGTTTCAGGAAAAGGTAATGATGCCCCTGGAAATGGAGTTCCCGGAGATTTATTGGTAGCAATAGAGGAAAAAGAACATCCAAGCCTGCAGAGAGAAGGTGATAACCTGCATTACGATTTGTACATTAGTTTGTCTGAGGCTGTTCTTGGATCTTCCAGAGAGATAGATACCGTGACCGGAAAAGTGAGAATAAAAGTTGAAGAAGGTGTGCAATCTGGAAAAATCCTCCGACTTAGAGGAAAAGGAATTGGTAATCTAAATGGTTACGGAAAAGGAGATTTGCTGGTTCACGTAAATGTTTGGACACCTAAAAATCTTAATAAAGAACAGCGCGATTTCTTTGAAAAAATGGCTGAAGACGAGAACTTCCAGCCTAATCCAGAGAAAAGCGATAAATCATTTTTTGAAAAAGTTAAAGATATGTTTTCTTAG
- a CDS encoding nucleotide exchange factor GrpE, translated as MSKNKKDIKEEQQDQPVKDQIEDVIDEAIDEVENDENGKANEEETPELTEEEKLKEDLQKEKDKFLRLFAEFENYKRRTSKERLELFKTANQEVMTAMLPVLDDFDRALNELRKSGDENLVHGVELIHNKFKETLTSKGLEPMNVEEGDAFDSEIHEAITQIPAPKDKLKGKIVDVVERGYKLGERIIRFPKVVTGK; from the coding sequence ATGAGCAAGAATAAAAAAGATATAAAAGAAGAGCAACAGGATCAGCCTGTTAAAGATCAGATTGAAGATGTGATAGATGAAGCTATCGATGAAGTTGAAAATGATGAAAATGGTAAAGCCAATGAAGAGGAGACCCCCGAACTTACTGAAGAAGAAAAGCTAAAGGAAGATCTTCAGAAAGAAAAAGATAAATTTCTTCGCCTTTTTGCTGAATTTGAAAATTACAAAAGAAGAACTTCAAAAGAACGATTAGAATTGTTTAAAACTGCCAACCAGGAGGTGATGACCGCCATGTTGCCAGTATTAGACGATTTTGACAGGGCTTTAAATGAGTTGCGTAAATCGGGTGATGAAAATTTAGTTCACGGGGTGGAACTTATTCATAATAAATTTAAGGAAACGCTTACCAGCAAAGGTCTTGAGCCAATGAATGTGGAAGAAGGAGACGCTTTTGATTCTGAAATTCATGAGGCCATAACCCAGATACCTGCGCCTAAAGATAAGCTTAAAGGCAAGATAGTTGATGTAGTAGAGCGAGGTTATAAGCTTGGGGAACGTATTATTAGATTTCCTAAGGTAGTAACCGGCAAATAA
- a CDS encoding YceI family protein, which yields MRKSILSTFVIAAFLTVVVGCKNDKNKAETSEAKDAATAQAEAMEFKVDTAASVIEWKGSKPTGKHTGTIKLAEGTFSANDSIIESGSFVIDMQSINVTDLEGKDKKDLEAHLMGTVEGKEGDFFNATKYPEATFEVTEITEKDGQKMLSGNLTIKEETKNITFPVSINQSDDSMEITSEEFSIDRTNWNVNFGSKSVFDGLGDNFVSDDITLKINLKATKA from the coding sequence ATGAGAAAATCAATTTTAAGCACTTTTGTGATTGCAGCTTTCTTAACTGTAGTTGTAGGATGTAAAAACGATAAAAATAAGGCCGAAACTTCTGAAGCTAAAGATGCAGCAACTGCGCAAGCCGAAGCTATGGAGTTTAAAGTAGATACTGCCGCTTCTGTTATTGAATGGAAAGGAAGTAAACCAACCGGAAAACATACCGGAACTATTAAGCTTGCTGAAGGTACTTTTAGCGCTAATGATAGCATTATTGAAAGCGGAAGTTTTGTAATTGATATGCAATCTATTAACGTTACCGATCTTGAAGGTAAAGACAAAAAAGACCTTGAAGCTCACTTGATGGGAACTGTAGAAGGTAAAGAAGGTGACTTCTTTAACGCTACAAAATATCCTGAGGCTACTTTTGAAGTAACCGAAATTACTGAAAAAGACGGTCAAAAAATGTTATCTGGTAACCTTACAATTAAAGAAGAAACTAAAAACATAACTTTCCCGGTTAGCATTAACCAATCTGACGATAGTATGGAAATTACCAGTGAAGAGTTTAGTATAGACAGAACAAACTGGAACGTAAACTTTGGTTCTAAATCTGTTTTTGACGGATTAGGAGATAACTTTGTAAGTGATGATATTACTTTAAAGATCAACCTTAAAGCTACTAAAGCTTAA
- a CDS encoding TIGR01777 family oxidoreductase: MRVLITGATGLIGSKISQLCRDKGMQVHYLSTSKDKLENKEDYKGFYWNPNNNEIDSEAIKGVDAIINLVGASIAERWTAEQKKAILKSRTETAHLLYKCLQENEHQVKNLVSASAIGIYPSSLEKLYTEEDKGVDDSFVGEVVVKWEEAVDNFKDLGIEVAKIRIGLVLAENGGVLQKLKEPVNFNVGSPLGSGKQWQSWIHIDDISGIFLFALENHLTGIYNAVASNPVTNKELVNEVASQMGKPVWLPNVPKVALKLVLGEMSHIVLSSQLVSSDKIEEEGYTFEYVNLAKALEDLI, encoded by the coding sequence ATGCGAGTATTAATTACAGGTGCCACAGGCTTAATTGGATCAAAAATTAGCCAATTATGTAGAGATAAAGGAATGCAAGTTCATTATCTCTCTACCAGTAAAGATAAGTTAGAAAACAAGGAAGATTATAAAGGTTTTTACTGGAATCCCAATAACAATGAAATTGATAGTGAAGCTATAAAAGGTGTCGATGCTATTATAAACCTGGTTGGAGCCAGCATTGCCGAAAGATGGACTGCAGAACAGAAAAAGGCCATTCTTAAAAGCCGAACTGAAACGGCTCACTTACTTTACAAATGCTTGCAGGAAAACGAACACCAGGTAAAAAACCTTGTATCTGCCAGTGCCATTGGAATTTACCCCAGTTCTCTAGAAAAGCTATATACCGAAGAAGATAAAGGCGTAGATGATTCTTTTGTAGGCGAAGTTGTTGTAAAATGGGAAGAAGCTGTAGATAATTTTAAAGACCTGGGAATTGAGGTCGCTAAGATTAGAATTGGACTTGTACTAGCCGAAAATGGAGGAGTGCTTCAAAAATTAAAAGAACCGGTAAATTTTAATGTAGGTTCACCGCTGGGTAGTGGAAAACAATGGCAATCCTGGATTCATATAGATGATATAAGCGGGATTTTCCTCTTTGCCTTAGAAAATCACCTAACAGGTATTTACAATGCCGTAGCTTCAAACCCTGTTACCAATAAAGAATTAGTGAACGAGGTGGCTTCCCAAATGGGAAAACCGGTTTGGTTGCCCAATGTTCCTAAAGTAGCCCTCAAATTAGTGCTTGGCGAAATGTCTCATATTGTGCTGTCAAGTCAGTTGGTGAGTAGTGACAAAATAGAGGAGGAGGGTTACACCTTTGAATATGTAAATCTTGCCAAAGCCCTGGAAGATCTTATTTAA
- the mnmD gene encoding tRNA (5-methylaminomethyl-2-thiouridine)(34)-methyltransferase MnmD, which yields MERKIIRTGDGSVTIHLSEWDEQYHSKHGAIQEAQHVFIKMGLEYWVGLNKEKQISILEIGFGTGLNAFITFLEAKKLQLNINYIGVEAYPVSENEIGELNYAEMLSAENQLDAFQKMHQIPWNTQEAIAENFQLEKQQKRFEEIEDVNKYDLVFFDAFGARVQPELWTEEIFDKMYAAMKNNGVLVTYSAKGSVRRSMQTAGFIVERLPGPPGKREMLRALKK from the coding sequence TTGGAAAGAAAAATCATAAGAACCGGCGATGGTTCGGTAACTATACATTTAAGTGAGTGGGACGAACAGTATCATTCCAAACACGGCGCGATACAGGAAGCGCAGCATGTGTTTATAAAAATGGGTTTAGAATATTGGGTTGGCCTAAATAAAGAGAAGCAAATTTCTATTCTGGAAATTGGTTTTGGTACCGGTCTAAATGCATTTATCACTTTTCTTGAGGCTAAAAAGCTTCAGCTGAATATAAATTATATTGGTGTAGAAGCCTATCCTGTTTCTGAAAATGAAATAGGTGAGCTTAATTATGCAGAAATGCTTTCCGCAGAAAATCAGCTAGATGCTTTTCAAAAAATGCATCAAATTCCGTGGAATACGCAAGAAGCTATCGCCGAAAATTTTCAACTGGAAAAACAACAAAAGCGTTTTGAAGAAATTGAAGATGTCAACAAATACGATTTAGTGTTTTTTGATGCTTTCGGTGCCAGGGTTCAACCGGAACTGTGGACGGAAGAAATTTTCGATAAAATGTATGCCGCGATGAAAAACAATGGGGTTTTAGTGACATATTCAGCAAAAGGAAGTGTGAGACGTTCTATGCAAACGGCAGGTTTTATCGTCGAACGGCTACCAGGTCCGCCAGGAAAACGCGAAATGTTAAGAGCATTAAAAAAGTAG
- a CDS encoding DUF4920 domain-containing protein — protein sequence MRKIVFILGLSLIFTACKNEKSNKEDEVLAEAKPETYNSFGAEISAENTLTKAEALEKFNSLKPGDTLDLKFSSKINSVCKMKGCWIILELPEEEEVRVTFKDYGFFVPKDSENTEVVVEGKAFLNEMSVEDQKHYAEDEGKSEAEIAAITAPEITRTFIAEGVLLKE from the coding sequence ATGAGAAAAATTGTATTTATACTTGGTTTATCCCTAATTTTTACAGCTTGTAAAAACGAAAAATCTAATAAGGAAGATGAAGTTTTAGCTGAAGCAAAGCCTGAAACTTATAATTCTTTTGGCGCCGAAATTTCAGCTGAAAATACTTTAACCAAGGCCGAGGCTTTGGAGAAATTTAATTCGCTAAAACCGGGCGATACCTTAGACCTTAAATTTTCTTCAAAAATTAATAGCGTTTGTAAAATGAAAGGCTGCTGGATAATCCTGGAACTTCCGGAAGAGGAAGAGGTGAGGGTTACCTTTAAAGATTATGGTTTTTTTGTGCCTAAAGACAGCGAAAACACAGAGGTTGTTGTAGAAGGAAAGGCTTTTTTAAATGAAATGTCTGTTGAAGATCAAAAACACTATGCTGAAGATGAAGGGAAATCTGAAGCTGAAATAGCGGCGATTACTGCTCCTGAAATTACCAGGACTTTTATAGCAGAAGGTGTACTTTTAAAAGAATAA
- a CDS encoding branched-chain amino acid aminotransferase, which translates to MKYDTNQLEINKVQKSKIEEVNFDNLVFGEIFTDHMFECDYANGEWQNPKIKPYGPIQLAPSAKVFHYGQAVFEGMKAYKDEDDQIWLFRPDENFKRINKSSARLAIPEFPEEFFFNGLEELLKLEKDWIKKGFGNSLYIRPFVIATEECVSANPATKYKFMIICSPAQAYYSGEVRVQFSEKYSRAADGGVGAAKAAGNYAAQFYPTNLAKEAGFQQIIWTDANTHEFLEEAGTMNIFFRVGDKLITAPTSDRILDGVTRKSVIDLAKDLNIEVEIRRVKVSEIVEAARKGELKEIFGSGTATVINPISGFGYKGEKFELPKLEDSYGKSFKDRLMKIQYNQAEDKHGWRHLVK; encoded by the coding sequence ATGAAATACGATACTAACCAGCTTGAAATTAATAAAGTCCAAAAATCTAAAATTGAAGAAGTAAACTTTGATAACCTGGTTTTTGGCGAGATTTTCACAGATCATATGTTTGAATGTGATTATGCTAATGGGGAATGGCAAAATCCAAAAATAAAGCCTTACGGCCCAATACAATTAGCCCCTTCAGCAAAAGTATTTCATTACGGCCAGGCTGTTTTTGAAGGAATGAAGGCCTATAAAGATGAAGATGACCAAATTTGGCTCTTTAGACCAGACGAAAATTTTAAACGAATCAATAAATCCAGTGCAAGGTTAGCAATTCCTGAATTTCCGGAAGAATTTTTCTTTAACGGATTGGAAGAATTATTAAAACTTGAAAAAGACTGGATCAAAAAAGGTTTTGGAAATTCGCTATACATTCGTCCTTTTGTAATTGCTACCGAGGAATGCGTTTCAGCAAATCCTGCTACTAAGTATAAATTTATGATTATTTGTTCTCCTGCCCAGGCCTATTATAGCGGTGAAGTGAGGGTTCAATTTTCAGAAAAATACAGCCGAGCTGCCGATGGTGGTGTTGGGGCTGCAAAAGCTGCCGGAAACTATGCGGCACAATTTTATCCAACAAACCTTGCAAAAGAAGCCGGTTTTCAGCAAATAATCTGGACCGATGCCAATACACACGAATTCCTTGAGGAAGCCGGAACAATGAATATTTTCTTTAGAGTGGGCGACAAACTAATTACTGCGCCAACCAGTGATAGAATTCTAGATGGTGTTACCCGAAAAAGTGTAATAGATCTTGCTAAAGACCTTAATATTGAAGTAGAAATAAGGAGAGTAAAAGTTTCTGAAATTGTTGAAGCTGCTAGAAAAGGCGAACTAAAAGAAATCTTTGGCTCTGGTACCGCAACGGTAATTAATCCTATTTCTGGTTTTGGCTATAAAGGGGAAAAATTTGAGCTTCCAAAACTTGAAGATTCCTACGGAAAATCTTTTAAAGACCGACTAATGAAAATTCAATACAACCAGGCAGAAGATAAGCATGGTTGGAGACACCTGGTAAAATAA
- a CDS encoding Gmad2 immunoglobulin-like domain-containing protein has translation MKLSVISLIIILMGLGCKNPKKTEKDSSGEVEQDTLIEAPAEIQKYKDDTWNFAFEYPEDLMVSEGKLPGNSVVINVYPENLNISKPLAIHEKPEIPYIAFLPKGFGVDAPSGSKKSIKDWDANLNLSFNINEIESQVYLLENGEPWAYFLRFNQPPEKWNETGGIFVHYALSNFKASCVSAMGESKPMEQCDPMGEDKVSFSGKVEEESKNKLNMVLESLYFMREDAEERKDFSDLINVEKPLPNIEITSPLEIKGKARGSWFFEAEAPVKLVDKDYKVLAKTSVKTEGKWMTNDFVSFSGKINFENAPDDERGYLIFEKSNASGKPELDGKYTLPVLFPPK, from the coding sequence ATGAAACTTTCGGTTATTTCTCTTATAATAATTCTTATGGGTTTAGGCTGTAAAAACCCTAAGAAAACTGAAAAAGATTCCAGTGGTGAAGTAGAACAAGATACCCTAATTGAAGCACCAGCAGAAATTCAAAAGTATAAGGACGATACCTGGAATTTCGCTTTTGAATACCCAGAAGATCTAATGGTTTCTGAAGGGAAATTACCCGGCAATAGCGTGGTAATAAATGTCTATCCAGAAAACTTGAATATTTCAAAACCGCTGGCAATTCATGAAAAACCAGAAATTCCCTACATCGCTTTCTTACCAAAAGGTTTTGGTGTAGATGCTCCTTCGGGTAGCAAAAAATCTATAAAAGATTGGGATGCTAATCTAAATTTATCTTTTAATATCAATGAAATTGAATCCCAGGTTTATCTTCTGGAAAACGGCGAGCCTTGGGCCTATTTTCTAAGGTTTAACCAACCGCCGGAAAAATGGAACGAAACCGGAGGAATTTTTGTGCATTATGCATTATCCAACTTTAAGGCTTCCTGTGTTTCTGCAATGGGTGAAAGCAAACCTATGGAGCAATGCGATCCTATGGGAGAAGATAAGGTTAGTTTTTCGGGAAAAGTAGAAGAGGAAAGCAAGAACAAGTTGAATATGGTTTTGGAGTCACTTTACTTTATGAGAGAAGATGCTGAGGAACGTAAAGATTTTTCCGATCTTATTAATGTGGAAAAGCCTCTGCCTAATATCGAAATTACTTCTCCTTTAGAAATTAAAGGGAAAGCTCGTGGAAGCTGGTTTTTTGAAGCCGAAGCTCCAGTGAAACTGGTAGATAAAGATTATAAAGTTTTGGCCAAAACCTCCGTAAAAACCGAAGGAAAATGGATGACAAACGATTTTGTGTCATTTTCTGGCAAAATAAACTTCGAAAACGCTCCAGATGATGAAAGAGGTTATTTAATCTTTGAGAAATCTAATGCTTCTGGCAAGCCTGAACTGGATGGAAAATATACCTTACCAGTATTGTTTCCGCCAAAATAG
- a CDS encoding pyrophosphohydrolase domain-containing protein, translated as MKKRLAAVKQFHTSFKLGISDDPIASLGDQKNRLRYELMKEENEEYLEAANNGDLTEVADALGDMLYVLCGTIIEHGLEHKIEAIFDEIQQSNMSKLDENGNPIYNKMGKVIKGPAYVKPNIAKALRD; from the coding sequence ATGAAGAAAAGACTCGCCGCAGTAAAGCAATTTCATACCAGCTTTAAATTAGGAATTTCTGACGATCCAATAGCTTCCCTGGGAGACCAAAAAAACCGGTTGCGTTACGAATTAATGAAAGAGGAGAACGAGGAATACCTGGAGGCAGCAAATAATGGAGATCTTACCGAAGTAGCTGATGCCCTGGGCGATATGTTATATGTTTTATGCGGAACCATTATTGAACACGGACTGGAACATAAAATTGAAGCAATTTTTGATGAAATCCAGCAGAGTAATATGAGTAAGCTGGATGAAAACGGAAATCCAATATATAATAAAATGGGCAAAGTAATTAAAGGGCCAGCCTATGTTAAGCCGAATATTGCAAAAGCGCTTAGAGACTAA
- a CDS encoding SRPBCC family protein codes for MKILKYLFFLLLIVIIAGSIYIATKDGDYQVEETKVITAPVEMVFQEVNELKNWENWEPWSAEADDMIIEYGAKTSGDSATYSWKSESAGDGEIKTIAAKPYSEIEQEITFKTSFGESTSDVYWEFKEIENGTEVTWGITGHQSFMEKLAFTFQEQSISEMMRPKFQKGLNNMESVILNKMDKYTINVDGVIQHGGGYYMYTTTASKISQVDEKMAPMFTEVSTYMDENGIEKNGNPFVLYNDWNETSGTAIFSAGIFTSSEVITPAESEILNGFIPNQKVLKTTLKGDYKNLKEAWDTAYNYIAENDLEVIEDAQNFEVHLTSPEQVANPAKWITHLYIPVK; via the coding sequence ATGAAAATTTTAAAATACCTTTTCTTTCTACTTTTAATAGTGATAATTGCGGGTTCTATCTATATCGCCACAAAAGATGGAGATTACCAGGTAGAAGAAACCAAAGTAATTACCGCACCGGTAGAAATGGTTTTCCAGGAAGTTAATGAACTTAAAAACTGGGAAAATTGGGAGCCCTGGTCTGCTGAAGCCGATGATATGATCATAGAATACGGAGCGAAAACAAGTGGAGACAGCGCTACTTATTCCTGGAAAAGCGAGAGTGCCGGTGATGGAGAAATAAAGACTATTGCGGCTAAACCTTATTCTGAAATTGAACAGGAAATCACTTTTAAAACTTCTTTTGGAGAATCTACAAGCGATGTCTACTGGGAGTTCAAGGAGATTGAAAACGGGACGGAAGTTACCTGGGGAATTACAGGTCATCAAAGTTTTATGGAAAAGTTAGCTTTCACCTTTCAGGAACAAAGTATTTCAGAAATGATGCGTCCAAAGTTTCAAAAAGGTCTTAATAATATGGAAAGCGTCATTTTAAATAAAATGGATAAATACACCATTAATGTAGATGGTGTTATTCAGCACGGTGGCGGTTATTATATGTACACTACTACTGCCAGCAAAATTAGCCAGGTAGATGAAAAGATGGCTCCGATGTTTACCGAAGTCTCTACCTATATGGATGAAAACGGGATTGAGAAAAACGGAAATCCTTTTGTTCTTTACAATGATTGGAACGAAACATCGGGAACAGCTATTTTTTCAGCAGGAATATTTACCTCCAGCGAAGTAATTACGCCCGCTGAAAGTGAGATCTTAAATGGATTCATACCCAACCAAAAGGTCTTAAAAACCACTTTAAAAGGTGATTATAAAAACCTTAAAGAAGCCTGGGACACCGCCTATAATTATATTGCAGAGAACGATCTTGAAGTTATAGAGGATGCTCAAAATTTTGAAGTTCATTTAACTTCCCCAGAACAAGTGGCTAATCCTGCTAAATGGATCACACACCTTTACATTCCTGTTAAATAA
- the crcB gene encoding fluoride efflux transporter CrcB, whose amino-acid sequence MFKQLLLIFLGGGLGSVLRYLISKSLNSETFFLPYGTFTVNILGSLLLGLILGLAARHEFFSSNLVLFLAVGFCGGFTTFSSFALENQALLRSGDYLNFFFYAFGSIILGILAVFLGLFLSKLT is encoded by the coding sequence ATGTTTAAACAACTATTATTGATTTTTCTGGGTGGCGGCCTTGGCAGTGTTTTGCGCTACCTAATCAGTAAAAGTTTAAATTCTGAAACCTTTTTTCTACCCTACGGAACTTTTACCGTAAATATCCTTGGAAGTCTATTGCTTGGCCTAATTTTAGGCCTCGCTGCCCGGCACGAATTCTTTAGTTCTAATCTCGTATTATTCCTGGCCGTAGGTTTTTGCGGCGGTTTCACTACTTTTTCAAGTTTTGCTCTTGAAAATCAAGCACTTTTACGTTCGGGCGACTACCTAAATTTCTTCTTTTATGCTTTTGGAAGCATAATTCTTGGAATTTTAGCTGTCTTTTTAGGTCTTTTTCTCTCCAAACTAACCTAG
- a CDS encoding P-II family nitrogen regulator: MKKIEAIIRKSRFDEVKKALHETEVNFFSYWDVTGVGNEKQGHVYRGVSYSTSDIQRRKISLVVSDHNVESTVETILKAAHTGSVGDGKIFVTPVDEAYRIRTKEKGTDSLS, translated from the coding sequence ATGAAAAAAATAGAAGCAATCATTAGAAAGTCCAGGTTTGACGAAGTCAAGAAAGCACTTCACGAAACCGAAGTCAATTTTTTTAGCTATTGGGATGTTACCGGAGTAGGTAATGAGAAACAAGGCCACGTTTATCGCGGAGTATCTTATAGTACCAGCGATATTCAACGGCGCAAGATCTCCTTAGTGGTATCAGATCACAATGTAGAAAGCACAGTAGAAACAATCTTAAAAGCCGCCCATACAGGTTCTGTGGGAGATGGAAAAATATTCGTAACACCGGTGGATGAAGCCTACCGCATAAGAACTAAAGAAAAAGGAACAGACTCTCTTTCTTAA